The Haliotis asinina isolate JCU_RB_2024 chromosome 2, JCU_Hal_asi_v2, whole genome shotgun sequence genomic interval ATACTCCTCGCAGCAATAAAGACAAAAGAAAGGAATGGCCACAATAAATAATTTGATGAACATGGGAAgattacatatttacatttataacTGATATGTCGTTGAGCTATGACAATGAACTAATGCCATTCCCGTCAGTATTCTAAAACAGCGGTGCTCTTCATTTTCCGCCGAAGTCAAGGGACCCGAAACATGTAGTCACTATGGCGTGGCCTCAATGATCGTAAACAGTGGGGTTATTTAGTATGTTCAGAATCAAGTCTGAATGCCTTCGACATGGCTGTTTGGCTGCCTTGGTACATGACTCCTCCAACAAAGACTGTCGTGTGTTGTTGAATATTCAATCTGGATCTGAGGTTATTGATGACGTGCAAAACAAACAATCATGTAAGTACCGTCATTTTTTAATCACACTGAAAGGGTAACTGTGCGGTAAACCAATGGAAACGTGGCTTAATCATGTAAATACTATTCCAATATACGTGCAGTAACTTAACCATGAAAGGGGTGGGAAATTGCATGACATGATTTTAAAATAATGATTCATATATTCTAATGTAATGAATATGTGGAAACAGTCAATGTGTGTAAGGAATGATGAAAGGTATTTTCCCATATCTTtttccacacacacacttacacacacacgcacgcacgcacagacagacagacagacacacacacacacacacacacacatacacacatcgtTCATCGCTCTATATAGACTCTTGAGTGTTTTCCCCATGTTCCTCTCATTGTTCCCACATATACCCTTTGATGTTTCCACATTTACCTCAGTTTGCTTTCATTTATACCTATCATCGTTTCACGTAAATCATTTCGTGACGTAACAACTAAAGTACAAAAGAAACCACACTCGTTGTTTAAAATAATAGCAACATAAAACTTGCTAAATAGGCCTAGGCATGGTATAATGGTGATCACACAAAGCTGACCTTCTTGGGCCTTGGGATGAAGCGTGTGGCAAGGGACACCGGCTCCTTAGATACACAAGaaaaagttttgaaatattcACAACAGTCCCCAGGAGCAGCACCCTATAGCACTTTCCAGGTCTTTTGTCTAAATCTAAAGGTAGAACACTGCTGACCTGACCTTTACTGAATCTACAcgtacactgcattagaacatgtttgcacattgattgccACTGACACAGAAAAGTATAtactttttaatatcataagtccaTCTGATACGTTAAAATATTATCTCCAGTTAAAATCGTTTTAtgtcacaaaatgttttattatgaATAATAAAATTGGGAGTTTAGGACATAGCAAAATATGTTATATACCCCTTGTCTCTCCGCATTGTACAATCATTGTCACTTTCATTATATCATTATGTTAATGTGCAGTGATGTGCAGGGGCCGATGGTTTAAAACAGAATAGCTTCACAAAAGTATACACCGAGAAGATTAACGGCTTCTAATATACTGAGTTTCAGTGAAATAAGGTTTGTGGGAAGCAGAAGATTCACACAAGATGCTGATTAAGGCGAAACTGAAACACGGGGTGTTGTTCTTGATGTTTGTAGGATTCTTGAACTTACTTCTTGTTGTTCAGGAAAATAGTCTTGTGGTTAATCTCATGTCAAACATACCCACAACAACCATCATTGAATCTATTTTTGAAAGTGGCACGATCCCCGAATCTTCTGTTCTGCAAACAAATCGTAATGACACTATTGAAAATATAATCCATGACATTTTGGAAGAATCGATGAAACTACTGCCTTTGTCCGAGGCACCACAGCGTGTTCGACCGGACACATGTTACAATTGCTTCAGGCATGACTTCAACTATATCATACAGAACACGAAAATATGCAGGGAGACCAGTCCTGGGTCTGTTGACCTTCTCATGCTCATCCTGACAGCCCATGGCAACAGATACAGGAGGAATGTCATTCGGTCGACATGGGCTTCAATATCCAGGAACAATACCGGACGAGTACGCTATGTGTTCCTCCTTGGCAAAGTTCCTCAGCTGGACTTAATGGCAAGAGTGTTGATCGAGGAAATACATCATGGGGTCATGCTGATGGAGGACTTCAGAGACTCTTATCACAACCTTACCTACAAGACAATCATGGGTTTCCAGTGGGCAACGTTATATTGTCAAAATGCAAAGTTTGTCTTCAAAACAGATGACGATATGTGGATCAATGTGCCCCATTTATTAAAACTAACCAATTATCACAGGGAGTTTCTACAGTCAGGAGTTCTCGGCTTATGTGGTTTTTCTCAGACGGTCATAAGAGATACATTTTCTAAGTTTTATGTGTCTCCGGAAGAGTATCCTCATAGTTATTACCCCCAGTACTGTTCGGGGAGTGGCtatgtgacaagcatggcagtAGCCAGGCAAGTGGTTTATATATCTCCCCATGTTCTGTTCTTGAAGTTTGAAGACGCGTACTTGGGATTGTGCATTAATGTCCTTGGCACAATCAACATGACTTCTGATGACAGCTTCCTCTACCTCGCCGACTACACAGATGATCCATGTATcctaaaatcagaaaatgtcacAACATGCCATACCGttccattttcatttttacatgCTTTGATGAACGCAGAATGCTGAAACCACAGTCGTTGTATGAATGGGGCAAGGTTTCATTGATGGTATGAAGACATGAGAGATATCAAAATGAGGTTTCAATCAGTCGATGAAGCAAGAATCATTTGGCGTTAAAAGCAATAGAGCTATAAAACGCTCTTGTGATCGGACCGCTGAAAATCACtggcaccaggtgttcgtgaacgCAGTAAGCATGTCTTGTCATTCAGACAGCCTCTGACCATTCACCAAATGTGACGTAAAGATCGTCACAAATAATGGGTACAAGACAATGTGGTGCATGTTGTATCTGAGTGGGCTATCTATGCAGTATGGTGTCCAAATGGGTACAGAAGTTGAAATCAACAATTTTCTTTCCATTTTCGTGTATTATTTTTTGATCGCTATTTGTCCACATGACTATCAAATACGTATTGCTGTAATGTGTAAGTGAATgagaatattttcttttatcCAATTTAGATTTTAGTTTTGGTAAGCAAGACCAGCTGTATTTATGGAGTCGCCCCAAAGACATGAAACatggagaaaaaaaaaacaactattgCTTTTGTTTATGCTGCCGAAGAGAAGCTAAGGTAATAAGAAACAAAACACTAAATAATAACACTAAACagtaaagatctgggttagataTTGTCTAAAACTATGGACGATTAACAGGACGTGTGGGTACAGAATCACTCACAgcacatgaagttagaaacggattcggaattggggattcgaatcccgaatctgaaatctttttcagattcgggattcgaatccccaatcgCAAATCCCGAATCCGTCTCTAAATTCATGTTCCCATCGCTCACCTGATTGTACATGTGAtggatgctcatggtgttaaaCACTGGTtgtatttttcatcattttgaaaaatatcaaacatggacatgaaATACTGACGTATAAAACTGAAATGAGTTAGTAAGTCACTTTGAAATCTGTGTTGAAACGTTTGAGTTATTTCCCGAGACATCGAGGTGTTCTTTGGAGATCAGGAGAACAAGCAGTGATCTGGGGCTGACCCATGCATCTATGATATTGTCCTCCGCGACCAACTTATGCGAACCATAGCATCTTCTGTTTGTCCAGGCTGGTGTACTATGCACTGACTATGTAGCCTGAGGGTAAACAGGATGAAAACAATCAATAGCGCGCATAGAATACTGCAGCCAGGTTTGTAGTATTAAGTCTGTACGCAGCCGGATGTATTGAAGTATATCAGTCCAAAGGAAAAACCTGTAATGTTTCTGAACGCTACTGTCTAGCGCTTCGTTCAACCTGATGGTGGAGCTTAGTTACAGACTAGTTTACCCGCCAGGAAATGGTTTGTACAATCGAAGGGCCCCGGGAACGTATGTCGTGAGGACCATGATATAGTTTAAGTATTTACTATAGCAGAGTGGTGACGGATAGGTGATAAAGTCAAACCTGGTCCAGCGGAACCGGCTATACACTGCTTAATGCTTGTCTGATAGGTGAACCAAGTGTCCGCAGAAGTCGTCCAAGTTTCTATCTCGGATACGCCATAGTATTATGTGGTATTTATATCTAGTCGAAGACGTCAAGTGCACGTTTAGCTTCTGGGTGTCGAGCAGTTTTTCACCTTGGAGTTTTACCATTCGGTAAACAA includes:
- the LOC137272776 gene encoding beta-1,3-galactosyltransferase 5-like; this translates as MLIKAKLKHGVLFLMFVGFLNLLLVVQENSLVVNLMSNIPTTTIIESIFESGTIPESSVLQTNRNDTIENIIHDILEESMKLLPLSEAPQRVRPDTCYNCFRHDFNYIIQNTKICRETSPGSVDLLMLILTAHGNRYRRNVIRSTWASISRNNTGRVRYVFLLGKVPQLDLMARVLIEEIHHGVMLMEDFRDSYHNLTYKTIMGFQWATLYCQNAKFVFKTDDDMWINVPHLLKLTNYHREFLQSGVLGLCGFSQTVIRDTFSKFYVSPEEYPHSYYPQYCSGSGYVTSMAVARQVVYISPHVLFLKFEDAYLGLCINVLGTINMTSDDSFLYLADYTDDPCILKSENVTTCHTVPFSFLHALMNAEC